The following are from one region of the Polaribacter marinaquae genome:
- a CDS encoding endonuclease MutS2 produces MRTNISEKTLQDLEFTTVLQHVSEHCISGLGKEKVFNTTPIESRKQLFRELHLVNEYLSSFESENRVPNHGFDNVTESVKRLAIENSFIETEAFLKIATTSLTVNELIKFFKKFKVQFPTFFEVSQKIEFTTYVDDEIKKIIDISGEVKNNASAALKQIRRDINNIRGKIGASFSSALSKAISAGYLDDIKETIVDNQRVLAVSAMHRRKVAGSLLGASKSGNIVYIAPQATLAYSREYQNLVYEEKQEVIKILRALAETIRPFTPLLEEYLDFLVHTDAVGAKAKYSREMNAVLPKITKEKRVYFKNAYHPILWKKNNAQNLETISQSIELNEKQQIIVISGPNAGGKSITLKTIGLLQLMLQSGLLIPVDERSQTYIFDTILTDIGDNQSIENQLSTYSYRLKNMRYFLRKCNENTLFLIDEFGTGSDPELGGALAEIFLEEFYNKKAFGIITTHYSNLKVLANELDNVTNANMQFNERTLEPLYKLFVGQAGSSFTFEVAQKNGIPFSLINKAKKRVETEKVRLDKTISKLQKERSRLQRTSDNLEKQKSKGQEHLDSLQEKEDKIQSKLAGFQELYDNNQRMLSLGRKINEFLNKYFQNNNKKELNTSFNKWVADEKVKYAKKNPIKPKTKSQKQKAKVVEKQMQEVIKKVEKEVLKKVVEVRKEKKIEEIKVAKEKASYNYKINDRVRIIDSNSVGTIDKIDKKNVTINYGVFTTKTTLNKIELVEKAKK; encoded by the coding sequence TTGAGAACAAATATTTCAGAAAAAACATTACAAGATTTAGAATTTACGACTGTTTTACAGCATGTTTCAGAACATTGTATTAGTGGTTTAGGTAAAGAAAAAGTTTTTAATACAACACCTATAGAAAGTAGAAAGCAATTGTTTAGAGAATTGCATTTGGTAAACGAATATTTATCTTCTTTTGAGAGTGAAAACAGAGTGCCAAATCATGGTTTTGATAATGTTACAGAAAGTGTAAAACGTTTGGCAATAGAAAACAGTTTTATAGAAACAGAAGCTTTTTTAAAAATTGCAACAACTTCTTTAACTGTAAATGAATTGATTAAATTTTTTAAAAAATTTAAAGTTCAGTTCCCAACCTTTTTTGAAGTTTCTCAAAAAATAGAATTTACAACCTATGTAGATGATGAAATAAAAAAAATTATTGATATTTCTGGTGAAGTAAAAAACAATGCTTCTGCCGCATTAAAACAAATTAGAAGAGATATTAATAACATTAGAGGTAAAATTGGTGCAAGTTTTTCTAGTGCTTTATCAAAAGCAATTTCCGCAGGTTATTTAGATGATATTAAAGAAACAATTGTAGATAATCAGCGAGTATTGGCTGTTTCTGCAATGCACAGAAGAAAAGTTGCTGGTAGTTTATTGGGCGCTTCTAAATCTGGTAATATCGTTTATATAGCACCACAAGCAACTTTAGCATATAGTAGAGAATATCAAAATTTAGTGTACGAAGAAAAGCAAGAAGTAATTAAAATATTACGTGCTTTAGCAGAAACAATTCGTCCTTTTACGCCACTTCTAGAAGAATATTTAGATTTTTTAGTTCATACAGATGCTGTTGGTGCAAAAGCGAAGTATTCTAGAGAAATGAATGCTGTGTTACCTAAAATTACGAAAGAAAAAAGAGTTTATTTTAAAAATGCTTATCATCCCATTTTATGGAAAAAAAATAATGCGCAAAACTTAGAAACCATTTCGCAGTCTATAGAATTAAATGAAAAACAGCAAATTATAGTAATTTCTGGACCAAATGCAGGTGGAAAAAGTATCACTCTAAAAACAATAGGTTTACTGCAATTAATGTTGCAAAGCGGTTTGTTAATTCCGGTTGATGAAAGAAGTCAAACCTATATTTTTGATACAATTTTAACTGATATTGGAGATAATCAATCCATAGAAAATCAATTAAGTACTTATAGTTATCGCTTAAAAAATATGCGCTATTTTTTAAGAAAATGTAATGAAAATACGTTGTTTTTAATTGATGAATTTGGTACTGGTTCTGATCCTGAGTTAGGTGGTGCTTTAGCAGAAATTTTCTTAGAAGAGTTTTATAATAAAAAAGCATTCGGTATTATAACAACACATTATTCTAATTTAAAAGTTTTAGCAAACGAATTAGACAATGTTACCAATGCAAATATGCAGTTTAACGAGAGAACTTTAGAACCGTTATACAAACTATTTGTAGGACAAGCAGGTAGTTCTTTTACTTTTGAAGTTGCACAAAAAAACGGAATTCCTTTTAGCTTAATTAATAAAGCTAAAAAAAGAGTAGAAACAGAAAAAGTTAGATTAGATAAAACAATTTCTAAACTGCAAAAAGAACGCAGTAGATTGCAAAGAACTTCTGATAATCTTGAAAAACAAAAGTCTAAAGGACAAGAACATTTGGATAGTTTACAAGAAAAAGAAGATAAAATTCAGTCTAAACTAGCTGGTTTTCAAGAGTTATATGACAATAACCAAAGAATGCTTTCTCTTGGTAGAAAAATTAATGAGTTTCTAAACAAATACTTTCAAAATAATAATAAAAAAGAATTAAACACTAGTTTTAATAAATGGGTTGCAGACGAAAAAGTTAAGTATGCAAAGAAAAACCCGATAAAGCCTAAAACCAAATCTCAAAAACAAAAAGCAAAAGTTGTAGAAAAACAAATGCAAGAGGTTATAAAAAAGGTAGAAAAAGAAGTATTAAAAAAGGTAGTTGAAGTTAGAAAAGAGAAAAAAATAGAAGAAATTAAAGTTGCAAAAGAAAAGGCTTCTTACAATTATAAAATTAATGATCGTGTTAGAATTATAGACTCTAATTCTGTAGGAACTATTGATAAAATTGACAAGAAAAATGTTACTATTAATTATGGCGTATTCACTACAAAAACAACTTTAAATAAAATTGAACTTGTAGAAAAAGCTAAAAAATAG
- a CDS encoding FAD-binding and (Fe-S)-binding domain-containing protein, whose protein sequence is MIQNTVLKQLHNSLSGDVLFDNLHKTLYATDASVYRKIPLAVAFPKNDKDLKTLIEFAKKNNTTLIPRTAGTSLAGQCVGDGIVVDVSKHFTKIISFDAVNKTVTLQPGVVRDSLNVYLKEFGLFFGPNTSTSNRCMIGGMVGNNSSGSTSIKYGVTRDKVLEIKAILSDGSSATFNEITSDEFLEKIKENTQEGKIYRAIYSELSQIENQKEIKKEFPKETIHRRNTGYAVDEFLSSDLFGGTESTINIAKFLSGSEGTLAFSTSITLQLDDLPPTESIMVCTHFKSVNESLIATVTAMNHNLYNCELMDKTILDCTKNNRDLAKNRFFLKGDPEAVLMLEVSANSLDKAEVLADNLIKDLEKNNLGYHHPKVYGKDIAKVHYLRKAGLGALGNMIGDMKAVACIEDTAVALEDLPNYIEEFTQIMSKYKQNAVYYAHAGAGELHLRPILNLKKKADVVLFRKITTETAELVKKYKGSFSGEHGDGIVRAEFIPLMIGEKNYQLLRRIKKAFDPDNIFNKGKITDAFSMDENLRYEIDRDEPEIKTIQDFSDSEGILKLAEKCNGSGDCRKPVEAGGTMCPSYRATKDEKDTTRARANTLREFLTNSKEANKFNHKELKEVFDLCLSCKACASECPSNVDIATMKAEFLYQYQETNGYSFRIKLFAENVKYNKLGSIVPSLTNAILNTPFAKAAMGVAKERTVPKLAKSTLKKWYKKQPITKHKKTVYLFCDEFTNFYDVEIGKDAYYLLDKLGYNLKIVNHEESGRSYISKGFLKQAKAVCNFNVTIFKDIITEKTPLIGIEPSAILTFRDEYIRLADDKKSAEKIAKNVFTFEEFLAKELENKKFDTNVFTNKTKTLKVHGHCHQKALSGTHASFQILNIPKNYNVTIINSGCCGMAGSFGYEKEHYQISMQVGEDTLFPKIRNTPKETEIAAAGTSCRHQIYDGTKRIAKHPITILKEALS, encoded by the coding sequence ATGATTCAAAATACTGTTTTAAAACAACTTCATAATTCACTTTCTGGAGACGTCTTATTCGACAATTTACATAAAACATTGTATGCTACAGATGCATCTGTTTATCGAAAAATACCTTTAGCGGTTGCTTTTCCTAAAAATGATAAAGATTTAAAAACATTAATTGAATTTGCAAAAAAAAACAACACGACTTTAATACCAAGAACAGCAGGTACATCTCTTGCAGGCCAATGTGTTGGTGATGGTATTGTAGTTGACGTTTCTAAACATTTTACAAAAATTATTTCTTTTGATGCAGTAAATAAAACTGTAACACTTCAACCTGGTGTTGTTAGAGATTCTTTAAATGTTTATTTAAAAGAATTCGGATTGTTTTTTGGACCAAATACTTCTACGTCTAATCGATGTATGATTGGCGGAATGGTTGGTAACAATTCATCAGGAAGCACTTCTATAAAATATGGTGTAACTAGAGACAAAGTTTTAGAAATTAAAGCCATTTTAAGTGATGGAAGTTCTGCTACTTTTAATGAAATTACTTCTGATGAGTTTCTTGAAAAAATAAAAGAAAATACGCAAGAAGGTAAAATTTATAGAGCAATTTACTCTGAGTTATCTCAAATTGAAAATCAGAAAGAAATAAAAAAAGAATTTCCGAAAGAAACAATTCATAGAAGAAACACAGGTTATGCAGTTGATGAGTTTTTATCTTCAGATTTATTTGGCGGAACTGAATCTACAATTAATATTGCTAAATTTCTAAGTGGTAGCGAAGGCACATTAGCTTTTTCTACATCGATTACACTTCAATTAGACGATTTACCACCTACTGAAAGTATAATGGTTTGTACGCATTTTAAAAGTGTAAACGAAAGCTTAATTGCTACTGTAACTGCAATGAATCATAATTTATACAATTGTGAGCTTATGGATAAAACCATATTAGATTGTACTAAAAACAATAGAGATTTGGCAAAAAATCGATTCTTTTTAAAAGGTGATCCAGAAGCTGTTTTAATGTTAGAAGTTTCTGCAAATTCTTTAGATAAAGCAGAGGTTTTAGCCGATAATTTAATTAAAGATTTAGAAAAAAATAATTTAGGTTATCATCACCCTAAAGTTTACGGTAAAGACATTGCAAAAGTTCATTATTTAAGAAAAGCAGGTTTAGGTGCTTTAGGTAATATGATTGGCGATATGAAAGCGGTTGCATGTATAGAAGATACAGCGGTTGCCCTAGAAGATTTGCCAAATTATATAGAAGAATTCACCCAAATAATGTCTAAATACAAGCAAAATGCTGTGTATTATGCACATGCTGGCGCTGGTGAATTGCATTTAAGACCAATATTAAATTTAAAAAAGAAGGCAGATGTTGTTTTATTTAGAAAAATAACTACTGAAACTGCAGAATTGGTAAAAAAATACAAAGGTTCCTTTAGCGGCGAACATGGGGATGGTATTGTACGTGCAGAATTTATTCCGTTAATGATTGGTGAAAAAAATTATCAATTGCTAAGAAGAATAAAAAAAGCTTTTGATCCCGATAATATTTTTAACAAAGGTAAAATTACAGATGCTTTTTCTATGGATGAGAATTTGCGTTATGAAATTGATCGTGATGAGCCAGAAATTAAAACAATTCAAGATTTTTCTGACAGTGAAGGGATTTTAAAATTAGCAGAAAAATGTAATGGTTCTGGCGATTGTAGAAAACCCGTAGAAGCTGGCGGAACAATGTGCCCTAGTTATAGAGCAACAAAAGACGAAAAAGATACCACACGTGCAAGAGCAAATACTTTACGTGAATTTCTAACAAATTCTAAAGAAGCAAATAAATTCAATCATAAAGAGTTAAAAGAAGTATTTGACTTGTGTTTAAGCTGTAAAGCCTGTGCTTCAGAATGCCCAAGTAATGTTGATATTGCTACTATGAAAGCAGAATTTTTATATCAATATCAAGAAACAAATGGTTATTCTTTTAGAATTAAATTATTTGCAGAAAATGTAAAATACAATAAGTTGGGTAGCATTGTACCTAGTTTAACAAATGCTATTTTAAATACACCGTTTGCAAAAGCTGCCATGGGTGTTGCTAAAGAAAGAACAGTACCTAAATTAGCAAAATCAACTTTAAAAAAATGGTATAAAAAACAACCAATTACAAAACATAAAAAAACAGTTTATTTATTTTGTGATGAATTTACTAACTTTTATGATGTAGAAATTGGTAAAGATGCTTATTACTTATTAGATAAACTTGGCTATAATTTAAAAATTGTAAATCATGAAGAATCTGGAAGAAGCTATATTTCTAAAGGATTTTTAAAACAAGCTAAAGCTGTTTGTAATTTTAATGTAACTATTTTTAAAGATATTATTACAGAGAAAACCCCTTTAATAGGAATAGAACCTTCTGCTATTTTAACTTTTAGAGATGAATATATTCGATTAGCAGATGACAAAAAATCCGCAGAAAAAATTGCAAAAAATGTGTTTACTTTTGAAGAATTTCTTGCAAAAGAATTAGAAAACAAAAAGTTTGATACTAATGTATTTACTAATAAAACTAAAACTTTAAAGGTTCATGGGCATTGTCATCAGAAAGCTTTATCTGGTACACACGCAAGTTTTCAAATTTTAAATATTCCTAAAAATTATAACGTAACAATTATAAACTCTGGTTGTTGTGGTATGGCAGGTTCTTTTGGTTATGAAAAAGAACATTACCAAATTTCTATGCAAGTAGGCGAAGATACTTTATTTCCAAAAATTAGAAATACACCTAAAGAAACAGAAATTGCCGCTGCGGGTACAAGTTGCAGACATCAAATTTACGACGGTACAAAACGAATTGCCAAACACCCAATAACTATTCTAAAAGAAGCATTATCTTAG
- a CDS encoding MFS transporter yields MLTLIIAGEAIFLLPFILMRVFKPIIRDVFVISDAEIGEAQALYGLTAVISYFPGGFLADKWQARKLLTLSLILTAFGGFWMTMIPSINSLKILYGFWGVSTILLFWASLIKATRQWGNKNNQGLSFGLLDGGRGFFAASIALFGASILTYFFPKNALEISQETKIETLQYIIGAITCIVFLIAFLVWKFLPKDDVKNLNTEAKFNFKKAFSLLKQKKIIYHSLIIFCAYCAYKLTGVYGTYAKDVWNFSLQEATYFAVFIQFLRPLSAISIGYVADKFLPSKILIPSFILLIFCSLLLGSGVFKNQIIAFSFTSFILMAFGTYALRGLYFAIIEETNTPLQFTGTLVGIISVVGFTPDIFMSLFNGYMLGENPTINEYENLFLTFTIIPIIGLIAALGFRKSIQNE; encoded by the coding sequence ATGCTTACGCTAATTATTGCAGGCGAAGCTATTTTTTTACTTCCGTTTATTTTAATGCGTGTTTTTAAACCAATTATTAGAGATGTTTTTGTAATTTCTGATGCTGAAATTGGTGAAGCCCAAGCATTATATGGCTTAACAGCTGTTATTTCTTATTTTCCTGGTGGCTTTCTAGCAGACAAATGGCAAGCAAGAAAATTACTTACGCTATCTTTAATTTTAACTGCTTTTGGTGGATTTTGGATGACTATGATTCCATCTATAAATAGCTTAAAAATATTATATGGATTTTGGGGAGTTTCTACAATATTATTATTCTGGGCATCGCTTATAAAAGCAACTAGGCAATGGGGAAATAAGAACAATCAAGGATTATCATTTGGTTTATTGGATGGTGGTAGAGGCTTTTTTGCAGCTTCAATCGCTTTGTTTGGCGCAAGTATTCTTACATACTTTTTTCCTAAAAATGCCCTAGAAATTAGCCAAGAAACTAAAATAGAAACTTTACAATACATAATTGGAGCAATAACCTGTATTGTTTTTTTAATTGCCTTTTTAGTTTGGAAATTCTTACCAAAAGATGATGTTAAAAATTTAAATACAGAAGCTAAATTCAATTTTAAAAAAGCTTTCTCTTTACTAAAACAGAAAAAAATAATTTATCATTCATTAATTATTTTTTGTGCATATTGTGCTTATAAGCTTACAGGAGTTTATGGTACTTATGCAAAAGATGTGTGGAATTTCAGTTTGCAAGAAGCTACATATTTTGCTGTTTTTATTCAGTTTTTAAGACCATTATCAGCAATTTCGATTGGGTATGTTGCTGATAAATTTTTACCTTCAAAAATTTTAATTCCTAGTTTTATACTATTAATCTTCTGCTCTTTACTATTAGGTTCTGGTGTTTTTAAAAACCAAATAATTGCATTTTCTTTTACAAGTTTTATTTTAATGGCTTTTGGTACTTATGCACTAAGAGGTTTATATTTTGCAATCATAGAAGAAACCAACACGCCTTTACAGTTTACAGGTACTTTAGTTGGTATTATATCTGTAGTTGGTTTTACACCAGATATTTTTATGTCTCTTTTTAACGGTTATATGTTGGGTGAAAATCCGACAATTAACGAATATGAAAATTTATTTTTAACATTTACCATAATCCCTATTATAGGCTTAATTGCAGCTTTGGGATTTAGAAAATCTATACAAAATGAGTAA
- a CDS encoding aldo/keto reductase, with product MSKKQKYAPSKERYDKMNYRRTGNSGLLLPEISLGLWHNFGENDDFKNARNLIKCAFDHGITHFDLANNYGPPYGSAETTFGKILKKDFKNYRDEMIISSKAGYDMWEGPYGNNGSKKYLISSLDQSLQRLNLDYVDIFYHHRPDYNTPLEETMGALDLMVKQGKALYVGLSNYKPKEAKKAFEILKELGTPCLIHQPRYSLFDRWVEDGLLNLLEESKVGAICFSPLAQGMLTDKYINGLPKDSRAIKDGRYLKTDMVLENLLKIKALNEIAINRNQNLAQMAISWILKDERITSVLIGASKTSQISDSLKALDNIIFDNDELEQIEKVLKMK from the coding sequence ATGAGTAAAAAACAAAAGTACGCTCCTTCTAAAGAAAGGTATGACAAAATGAATTATAGAAGAACTGGAAATAGCGGATTATTACTACCGGAAATTTCTTTAGGTTTATGGCATAATTTCGGAGAAAATGACGATTTTAAAAATGCTAGAAATTTAATTAAATGTGCCTTTGACCACGGAATTACTCATTTTGATTTGGCTAATAATTATGGTCCACCATACGGTTCTGCAGAAACTACTTTTGGAAAAATCCTTAAAAAAGATTTTAAAAACTATAGAGATGAAATGATTATTTCATCTAAAGCAGGTTACGATATGTGGGAAGGACCATACGGGAATAATGGTTCAAAGAAATATCTAATTTCTAGTTTAGACCAAAGTTTACAGCGATTAAATCTTGATTATGTTGATATATTTTATCATCACAGACCAGATTACAACACGCCTTTAGAAGAAACAATGGGCGCCTTAGATTTAATGGTTAAACAAGGTAAAGCTTTGTATGTTGGTTTATCTAATTACAAACCAAAAGAGGCAAAAAAAGCGTTTGAAATTTTAAAAGAGTTAGGTACACCTTGTTTAATACATCAACCACGTTATAGTCTGTTTGACCGTTGGGTAGAAGATGGTTTATTAAATTTATTAGAAGAATCTAAAGTTGGTGCCATTTGTTTTTCTCCGTTAGCACAAGGTATGTTAACTGATAAATATATTAATGGTTTACCAAAAGATTCTAGAGCTATAAAAGATGGTAGATATTTAAAAACAGATATGGTTTTAGAAAATTTACTAAAGATTAAAGCATTAAATGAAATTGCAATAAATAGAAACCAAAATTTGGCTCAAATGGCTATTTCTTGGATTTTAAAAGATGAAAGAATTACATCTGTATTAATTGGAGCAAGTAAAACTTCTCAAATTTCTGATAGTTTAAAAGCTTTAGACAACATCATTTTTGATAATGATGAATTAGAACAAATTGAAAAAGTTTTAAAAATGAAATAA
- a CDS encoding lysophospholipid acyltransferase family protein — MPLFKRNPFGHILFLKKMIIRIFGVISHGRYRKFNNLQIEGSEILRNLPDRNVLFISNHQTYFADVAAMFHVFNAALKGRDDSIKNVGYIWNPKLNIYFVAAGETMKSGILPKLFAYAGSVSIDRTWRSAGKNVNRQVKNSDISNIQKAIKDGWVITFPQGTTTPFKPIRRGTAHIIKTCKPVVVPIVIDGFRRSFDKKGLSIKKRNVLQSMVIKEPLDIDYDNETVAEIVTKIEYAIEQHPSFLKVLTVEQIEQLTKEEEELNKQREFWS, encoded by the coding sequence ATGCCTTTATTTAAAAGAAATCCTTTTGGTCATATTTTGTTTTTAAAAAAAATGATTATTAGAATTTTTGGTGTAATTTCTCATGGAAGATATCGTAAGTTTAATAATTTACAAATTGAAGGATCTGAAATATTAAGAAATTTACCAGATAGAAATGTTTTATTTATTTCGAACCATCAAACGTATTTTGCAGATGTTGCTGCAATGTTTCATGTTTTTAATGCAGCCTTAAAAGGTAGAGATGATTCGATTAAAAATGTAGGTTACATTTGGAATCCGAAATTAAATATTTACTTTGTTGCTGCCGGAGAAACTATGAAATCTGGTATTTTACCTAAATTATTTGCTTATGCCGGTTCTGTTTCTATTGATAGAACATGGCGAAGTGCTGGTAAAAATGTAAACAGGCAAGTTAAAAACTCTGATATTTCTAATATTCAGAAAGCCATTAAAGATGGTTGGGTTATAACATTTCCGCAAGGAACAACAACTCCTTTTAAACCAATTAGAAGAGGAACAGCACATATTATTAAAACTTGTAAACCAGTAGTTGTACCCATTGTTATTGATGGTTTTAGACGTTCTTTTGATAAAAAAGGCTTGTCTATAAAAAAGCGAAATGTTTTACAATCTATGGTTATTAAAGAGCCTTTAGATATTGATTATGATAACGAAACGGTTGCAGAAATTGTAACTAAAATTGAATATGCGATCGAACAACATCCTTCATTTTTAAAAGTTTTAACTGTAGAGCAGATAGAACAATTAACTAAGGAAGAAGAAGAGTTAAATAAGCAAAGAGAGTTTTGGTCTTAA
- a CDS encoding CoA pyrophosphatase, translated as MKFNQFKSNINSFKTSKLGGLDAQFKLAPELRLRYDADKIKASNPKKAAVLALFYPNENNETTFILTERASYKGTHSAQISFPGGKIDISDKNLEATAVREANEEIGIKTESVEIIRELTDVYIPPSNFLATPFIGYLSKRPKFITNYEVETTIEVLLEDLLNDTSLTTVNLSTSYMKNTDVPCFKLNGYVVWGATAMMLSEIKELLKQ; from the coding sequence GTGAAATTTAATCAATTTAAATCAAATATAAACTCTTTTAAAACAAGCAAATTAGGTGGTTTAGATGCTCAGTTTAAATTAGCACCAGAACTTAGATTAAGATATGATGCAGATAAAATAAAAGCGAGTAATCCAAAGAAAGCTGCAGTTTTGGCATTATTTTACCCTAATGAAAATAATGAAACCACATTTATTTTAACAGAAAGAGCAAGTTATAAAGGCACACATTCTGCACAAATAAGTTTTCCTGGTGGTAAAATTGATATTTCTGATAAAAATTTAGAAGCTACAGCTGTACGAGAAGCAAATGAAGAGATTGGTATAAAAACAGAATCGGTAGAAATTATAAGAGAACTTACAGATGTTTACATTCCGCCAAGTAATTTTTTAGCAACACCATTTATAGGTTATCTATCTAAAAGACCAAAATTTATTACAAATTACGAAGTAGAAACTACCATAGAGGTTTTATTAGAAGATTTATTAAATGATACATCGCTAACAACGGTCAATTTAAGCACCTCATATATGAAAAACACAGATGTACCTTGCTTTAAACTAAATGGTTATGTTGTTTGGGGTGCAACAGCAATGATGTTATCAGAAATTAAAGAACTTTTAAAACAATAA
- a CDS encoding DUF6787 family protein, whose translation MEKLKKRWNIESNWSVVAIFIVFAINGSFAAWVAKPITAFLGLDRETISGFIYWPLRILLIFPVYQLTLPIVGWLFGQFKFFWAFEKKFLSRLGLGFLFKKED comes from the coding sequence ATGGAGAAATTAAAAAAACGTTGGAATATAGAAAGTAACTGGTCTGTAGTTGCTATTTTTATTGTTTTTGCAATAAACGGTTCTTTTGCCGCTTGGGTTGCAAAACCAATTACTGCTTTTTTAGGATTAGACAGAGAAACAATATCAGGTTTTATATACTGGCCATTAAGAATATTACTTATTTTTCCGGTTTATCAATTAACGTTACCAATAGTTGGTTGGCTTTTTGGGCAATTTAAATTCTTTTGGGCTTTCGAAAAAAAGTTTTTAAGTAGATTAGGTTTAGGATTTTTATTTAAAAAAGAAGATTAA
- the lgt gene encoding prolipoprotein diacylglyceryl transferase has product MSFLAIEWNPSIGIDLGFFTVRWYSLMFVAAFLLGLRFMKKIYIEDKIPVEKMDPLFMYVFLSMLIGMRLGDVFFYSWDYYQHNLLEIFLPFKKSAEGWKFTGFTGFASHGAAIGIPIAMYFYAKKHLQKPWLFILDRLAIMVALAGFFIRFGNFFNSEIYGKETGSNFGVIFKAAGETAPRHPTQLYEAFSYLALFFVMWYLYWKTDKKQQTGFLFGLFMVVLWSLRFIIEFLKEPQVQQRGEEWIFSPLNTGQVLSIPLVLIGVWLMFRKSKTKA; this is encoded by the coding sequence ATGAGTTTTTTAGCGATAGAATGGAATCCTTCTATAGGAATAGATTTAGGTTTTTTTACAGTTCGTTGGTATAGTTTAATGTTCGTAGCAGCATTTTTACTAGGCTTGCGTTTTATGAAAAAAATATATATCGAAGACAAAATTCCTGTAGAAAAAATGGATCCATTGTTTATGTATGTTTTTCTATCGATGTTAATAGGAATGCGTTTAGGAGACGTTTTCTTTTACAGTTGGGATTATTATCAGCATAATTTATTAGAAATATTTTTACCATTTAAAAAATCTGCAGAAGGATGGAAGTTTACTGGTTTTACAGGTTTTGCTAGTCATGGTGCTGCCATTGGTATTCCAATTGCGATGTATTTTTATGCAAAAAAACATTTACAAAAACCTTGGTTGTTTATTTTAGATAGATTGGCAATAATGGTTGCTTTAGCAGGATTTTTTATTCGTTTTGGTAACTTTTTTAATTCAGAGATTTATGGAAAAGAAACAGGAAGTAATTTTGGTGTAATTTTTAAAGCAGCAGGAGAAACTGCACCAAGACATCCTACGCAATTATACGAAGCTTTTAGTTATTTAGCACTATTTTTTGTGATGTGGTATTTGTACTGGAAAACTGATAAAAAACAACAAACAGGATTTTTATTTGGTTTGTTTATGGTTGTTTTATGGTCTTTAAGGTTTATAATAGAATTTTTAAAAGAACCACAAGTTCAACAAAGAGGAGAAGAATGGATATTTAGTCCGTTAAATACAGGACAAGTTTTAAGTATACCTTTAGTTTTAATAGGTGTTTGGCTAATGTTTAGAAAATCTAAAACTAAAGCTTAA
- the yidD gene encoding membrane protein insertion efficiency factor YidD, which translates to MKKILSYPFILLVRFYQTAISPFTPATCRYSPTCSHYTIEALQKHGLFSGGWLALKRIFSCHPWGGSGYDPVPEKKE; encoded by the coding sequence TTGAAAAAAATCCTTTCATATCCATTTATTCTTTTAGTTCGTTTTTATCAAACGGCCATTTCTCCGTTTACACCAGCAACATGTAGATATAGTCCAACGTGTTCTCATTATACAATAGAAGCGTTGCAAAAACATGGTTTGTTTTCTGGTGGTTGGTTAGCTTTAAAAAGAATATTTAGTTGCCATCCCTGGGGCGGTAGTGGTTATGATCCTGTGCCAGAAAAGAAAGAATAA